One window of Mauremys mutica isolate MM-2020 ecotype Southern chromosome 6, ASM2049712v1, whole genome shotgun sequence genomic DNA carries:
- the LOC123373183 gene encoding maestro heat-like repeat-containing protein family member 7, with protein sequence MSTEEAALKVIREQLQGRDKDEGQQLRFLRAIYPACLAAQDRGQDTLEPHCCKAAVVERIVELIEELPKDSPPSAILASCLAAVGNLSTTKPAFEPDLETHLLRAALRSVFTLGTEKDTINSQALHKVMPELLDTMLGNPLAESPDADRLHSILEHVNLWVVSRVSQERARAVRSSTALLRYAVTLPEFDLSAEFPRLGHHVTQLALFVSDPDQDISRQAREGTYRLYQLLLQQRGLSIQEAEDLWCYDWHREAGSWAIKTQPGWGRSLENSSRRGREDTSSRQQCWRSTTPCCMSARLGCSSHTPSWGKPSS encoded by the exons ATGTCCACAGAGGAAGCTGCTCTCAAGGTCATCagagagcagctccagggcagagacaag GATgaggggcagcagctcaggttcCTGCGGGCCATCTACCCCGCGTGTCTTGCTGCACAGGACAGAGGGCAGGACACGCTGGAGCCGCACTGCTGCAAGGCGGCTGTGGTGGAGAGGATTGTG GAGCTCATTGAGGAGCTTCCTAAAGACTCTCCACCCAGCGCCATCCTCGCCAGCTGCCTTGCTGCTGTGGGCAACCTCAG CACCACGAAACCTGCCTTTGAGCCTGACCTAGAGACCCACCTCTTGCGAGCTGCCCTTCGCTCCGTCTTCACCCTGGGCACAGAGAAGGACACCATCAACAGCCAG gctctgcacaaaGTCATGCCAGAGCTTCTGGATACCATGCTGGGGAACCCGCTGGCAGAGTCCCCAGACGCAGACAGGCTCCACTCCATCTTGGAG catGTCAACCTCTGGGTTGTGTCCAGGgtgtcccaggagagagccagggccgttAGGAGCAGCACGGCCCTGCTCAGATACGCAGTCACCCTCCCCGagtttgac CTCTCAGCAGAGTTCCCTAGGCTGGGTCACCACGTGACACAGCTGGCTCTGTTTGTCAGCGACCCAGACCAGGACATCAGccggcaggccagggaggggacTTACCGGCTCTACCAGCTGCTGCTCCAACAGAGGG ggcTGAGCATACAGGAGGCAGAAGATCTGTGGTGCTACGACTGGCACCGGGAAGCAGGCTCCTGGGCTATAAAAACacagccagggtgggggag gtctttggaAAATTCATCTCGGAGGGGCAGAGAAGATACTTCCTCCAGACAGCAATGCTGGCGATCCACGACCCCCTGCTGCatgtcagccaggctgggctgctcctcaCATACTCCctcctgggggaagcccagcagcTGA